The Acidovorax sp. RAC01 genomic sequence AACACCAGCGCAGGCAGGGTCAGAAAGCTGCCACCTCCGGCAACGGCATTGAGGGCCCCCGCGACGAAGGCAGCGGCAAGCAGCAGGACGGTATCCACAACATCTCCTTGGCCGCGGCGTGGCGCACGCGGCATTGCACCGATCTTAGGTGCAGGTGGAGGGGTGGCCAGTCGTGATTGCGACTGTAAAAGGTGGGACTGCTTTGCCGGGCCCCCCGGCCTGCCACTGCGGCGATGGCTCAGGCGTACGGATCTTCAAACCCCATCTCACGCAGGATGTCGGTTTCGTACGCCTCCATGTCGTCCGCATCGGCCTCGCTGGTCTCGTGGTCCCAGCCCTGGGCGTGCAGGGTGCCGTGCACCAGCATGTGGGCGTAGTGCTCTTCCAGGGTCTTGTTCTGCTCCTGCGCCTCGCGCTCGATCACGGGGGCGCACAGCACCAGGTCGGCTGTCACCACAGGCTCTTGCGTGTAGTCGAACGTGAGCACATTGGTGGCGTAGTCCTTTTGGCGGTACTCGCGGTTGAGCTGGCGGCCTTCGTCCTCGCCCACGATGCGCACGGTGATCTCGGCGTCGGTGGCCAGCGCGTGGCGAATCCAGCGGGTGACCTTGTGGCGGGGCAGCACGGCGCGGTGGGTGGCTGCGCCGTCAAAGGTGCCGAACTGCAGCGACAGGGAGAGTTGGTTCAGGGGCATTTTTTGGGTGTTTTAGGCCTCTGGGGCTCGATGGTAAAGCGCTGACAGCTATCAAATCAGGAGTGCAATCGAAGGGCTCAGTCGCGCGTGCGTGCTGCCACTGCGCGGCGCGGTGCGTCGTAGGCATCCACGATGCGGGCGACCAGCGGGTGGCGCACCACGTCGGCGCTGGTAAAGCGCGTGACCGAAATGCCCTTGACCCGCTTGAGCACCCGCTCGGCGTCCACCAGGCCGCTCATGGCGCCCTTGGGCAGGTCGATCTGGCTCACGTCGCCCGTCACCACCGCGCGCGATCCGAAGCCAATGCGGGTGAGGAACATCTTCATCTGCTCGGGCGTGGTGTTCTGGGCTTCGTCCAGGATCACAAAGGCGTTGTTGAGCGTGCGGCCGCGCATGAAGGCCAGCGGGGCGATCTCGATCGCGTTGCGCTCGAAGGCCTTGAGCACCTTGTCATGCCCCATCAGCTCGTACAGCGCGTCGTACAGCGGGCGCAGATAAGGGTCCACCTTTTGAGCCAGGTCGCCGGGCAGAAAGCCCAGGCGCTCGCCCGCCTCGACCGCGGGGCGCGTCAGCACGATGCGCTGCACGCTGCTGCGCTCCAGCGCATCCACCGCGCAGGCCACGGCCAGGTACGTCTTGCCCGTGCCGGCCGGGCCGATGCCAAAGGTGATGTCGTGGCTGGCAATGTTCTGCAGGTACAGGTTCTGCGTGGGCGTGCGGCCGCGCAGGTCGGCCCGGCGGGTGTTGAGGACGATGGCGTCCTCGGGCGCATCCAGCAGTTCGCTGTCGCCAGCCAGCATGAGCTGCAGGTGGTCTTCGGCAATGGGCCGCTCGGCCATCTCGTAAAGGGCCTGCAGCAGCTCCATGGCTTGCGTGGCCTTGGCCTTGGGGCCATCGACCTTGAACTGCTCGTGCCGGTGCGCAATGCTCACCTGCAAGGCCGTCTCGATGGTGCGCAGGTGCGCATCGGCCGGGCCGCACAGGTTCGTGAGGCGCGTGTTGTTGTGGGGGGTGAAGGTGTGGCGCAGGATCACGCTGATAATTCCAGTCTGGCTAGAAAAAGGGCGCTGCAGCGTGTGCGGTCGCCGGCAAAGGACTCCCAATGATAGGCAAGTTGACCGGCACCCTGCTGGAGAAGAATCCCCCCGAGGTGCTGCTGGACTGCCACGGCGTGGGCTACGAGGTCTATGTGCCCATGAGCACGTTCTACAACCTGCCAGCGCTGGGCGAGCGCGTGAGCCTGCTCACCCAGTTCATCGTGCGGGAAGACGCGCAGCTGCTCTACGGCTTTGCCACCGCAACCGAGCGCCAGGCCTTTCGCGAGCTGATCAAGATATCGGGCGTGGGGCCGCGCACGGCGCTGTCGGTGCTGTCGGGCATGGGCGTTGCCGACCTGGCCCAGGCCGTCACCCTGCAGGAGGCCGGCCGCCTGGTGAAGGTGCCTGGCATCGGCAAGAAGACGGCCGAGCGGCTGCTGCTGGAGCTCAAGGGCAAGCTGGGCGCCGATATGGGCGCCACCGGTGGCGGCGCCATGCACAGCGATGCGCAGGCCGACATCCTGCAGGCCCTGCTGGCACTCGGTTACAACGACAAGGAAGCGGCGGCGGCGCTCAAGGCACTGCCCGCGGACGTGGGCGTGAGCGACGGCATCAAGCTGGCGCTGAAGGCCCTGGCGCGCTGATAATCCTCTCGGTTCCCATGGACTTGCCGCGGCCTTCCGCGGGCTCTGGCCGCTACACCAACAGGCGGTTGTGCACAGTTAAGCAAAGGACTTGAAATGAAGCGAATCTTCACCGGGCGCTGGACCGCCGGTTTTACCGTAGCTGCCGCCGCGCTGCTGTCTGCATGTGGCGGGGGTTCTGCCGGTGGCAGCGCCTCAGCGCCCGCCCTCAGCGCCCCGACCACCTCCATGGCGTCGCGGGTGCAACCCGCCAGCGCGGTCCAGGATGTGGCAAGCATCAAATCGCGCAGCGTAGACGCTGCGCCCCGAGCCGTGGTGGTCAGTCTGAGTGAACTGGACACCGCCAAGACGGCCGCGGCAGCGCCCTCTGTAGGCCCCCGCCTGGTGGGTGTAGGGCGCGATGTGGACGCCACCAAGAGCGCGTCTGCGACCCAGGCCCAGTGGAAATGGGCCGATACCGCTGTGGGTGGCAAGGTGGCGGCCATCAGTTTCCAGGCCAAGGGGGCTTACGGCGTGCGTCTGGGGGTATTGGTTGACCAGCTGCCTGGCAGCGCTCTGCTGCGCGTGTACACCCAGGCCGCTGCCGCCAAGCCTTACCAGGTGGCCGGGCAGGAAATCCTGCAAATCATCGAGCGCAACCAGGCCGCCGGCGACCGCACCGACGCTGCCCGCACCTGGTGGACGCCTGACACGGGCGAAGGCGAGGCCACGCTCGAGGTGGAGCTGCCCCCGGGCGTGCCGGTGAGCGCGCTGCGCATCTCGGTGCCGCAGCTCTCGCACATTTTTGAAAACCTGTCACTGCCCACCGAGGCCGATCTCGTTGCAATCGAGCAGCCGGGCACCAAGGACATCGGCGACGCTGACCTGTGCAACCTCGACTCCACCTGCTACAGCGAAGGCGCGAGTGAACGCAACGCCGTGGCACGGATGGTCTATGTCAAGGGAGCCAGCGCATTCCTGTGCACGGGCACCCTGCTCAACGACGGGAACGCTTCCGGAACACCGTATTTCCTGAGCGCCAACCACTGCATCTCCGAGCAGACCGTGGCCTCCACGCTGCAGACCAACTGGTTCTTCCGCTCATCGGCCTGCAACAGTGGCGCGCTGCAAAGTTCGTCGACCAGAAAAGTCGGTGGCGCGCGCCTGCTGTACGCCAGCGCTGACACGGATGTATCGCTCCTGCAGCTCAACGACACGCCGCCCGCAGGCGCGGTGTTTGCGGGCTGGGACGCTTCGGCCGTCGCCGCCGGCTCGTCGATCATCGGCCTGCACCACCCGCGTGGCGATCTGCTCAAGCTCAGCATGGGGGCAGTGGCTGGCCAGTCGAGCTGCTCCAGCATTTCAGCCACCCAGTTCACCTGCTCGGGTACCACCGGCAACTTCTACCGCGTGACCTGGAACCAGGGCACCACCGAAGGCGGCAGCAGCGGTTCGGCGATTTTCCGCGCAGGCAAGGTGATTGGGACCCTGTACGGGGGGGCGGCCATCTGCTCGAACCGATCCTCGTCGGACTACTACGGCCGTTTTGATGTGGCCTACAACGCCGCCCTGAAGAACTGGCTTGCCGGCAGTGTGACGCCGCCGCAACCCTCGGCGCGCACGCCCATCTACCGCTTCTTCAACGTGCAGTCGGGTGCGCACTTCTACACGTCGAGCGTGGCCGAGAGAGACCTGGTCATCCGGAACTCGCCGCAGTTCCAGTACGAAAACGTCGCTTTCTATGCGTATGCGCAACCTGCGAGCGGGCTGAGCAGTGTGTACCGGTTCTTCAACACGGCGAACGGCGCGCACTTCTACACCATCAACCAGGCCGAGAGTGACCTGGTGCGCAACAACTACCCGGCATTCGTATACGAAGGGCCCATCTGGTACGCGCAACAATCGGCCGTCGCAGGCAGCACGCCGATCTACCGCTTCTACAGACCGGCGACCGGCGCGCACTTCTACACCATCAGCGCCGCTGAGCGTGACTACATCATTGCCAACAACCGAGAGTTCCGCTACGAGGGTGTGGGATACCACGCCTGGACCAGCCAGTGAGTAACGCTGCAGGGAGTGAACCGGACAGCCGCTGCGGGAGCTCAGCGTGAGCTGAGCTGTGCGGTGCACCCCGGCATCTGAACGCTGACGGGGCGGAATGTCCGGCGGTTGTCCGGACACTTGATCCCGTCAGACGGGTGGCGTGCCGAACAGGCGGTCGCTGCCATCGGCGGGCTGCCTCGATTCACCAGCCTGTGCTCGCTTCAATCGTCAGTTCGGCGGTCCTTCAAGGAGCCCCTGCACAAACCAGCGCGCCTTGCGCATCTGCGGTGCCGGGTGGCCTGCCTCGCTGCAAATGCTCGCAATAACCGGGCTGCTGCCGCGTTCTGCGCCTTGCAGGCCATCCCGATTCGCAGCGCCTGGAGACCGCGTGACCCATGCAGCGGCTTCTTGAGCGAAAGTCCGTCCCACTCGGCGGCACTCGGTGCTCAAGGTGCCCCACCGGGGCACCCGCTGACTGCGCGGGGCCGTGCACTGCGGCGTGGAGCACGACCCCGCGTGGGAGGTTGATCACATCGATGGCAAAAAATCCGCCTTGGCCGGCCAGCCATCAGCGTGTCCGACCCCTTGCCATTGCCGCCGGATGCGATCTTGGGAGGGCAAGAAAATCACTTTTCACCAAGAAGCGTCCCAAGAACTCCGCCGTCTGCTTCTGCGGTACTTCTTATCACGATAGGCGTGATGTCGGTGATGGAAATGCTGACGCGCTTCAAATTATCCGTGGCTCTTTCTTTTGAAAACGCGCATACGGCTTCCCCAGGAGGGAAAGCTACCAAAATGGCTGCATCGGTGAGGCGGCCCGGCGTTCTTCCCACTCCGGACAGATAAACGCTTCGGACGCTGGCAGCATCGCCGCCACGCAGGCTACCGTTCAGATACCGTGCTCCCAGCCAGTCATCATTGGACCAAACGTTGATCCCGTTGAGGTCTTGTACGACCAGTGTAGGGTCCGAGTTTTCTTCGGAAGACTCGGTGAAGACAACCAATACTTTGGCACCTTGAAACGTGGGGCCGCTGTTTTCGATAATGGTGCATCCGGATGCCGTGGTGGTTCGGGATTGCAGGCTGTTGGTGCTGATGTTCAACAGCCCTGCGTGAGACGAAGCGGCGGCGCACAAGAGCGCCGAGATAAATGTCAGCTTGATTTTGGTCATGGATGTATCGGTCGATATTGGTGATAAAACATTTATGGTACGTTTACTTACTTTCAGGGTTGTAGGTGTTAACCCGTGTGCTGAAAACCGCTTTGTGCAATACGCGGTGTGCGATTATTTTGGAATGCCATGACCATCCAGACCGACGACTTCGCCCCGGCCCCTTCCAAACGCGTCATTTCTGCTGTACCCGCGTCCCCGCAAGAGGAAGCGATCGAGCGGGCGCTGCGCCCCAAGCTGCTGCAGGAGTACGTGGGCCAGGCCAAGGCGCGCGAGCAGCTGGAGATCTTCATCGGTGCGGCCCGCAAGCGCGGCGAGGCGCTGGACCATGTGTTGCTGTTCGGCCCGCCCGGGCTGGGCAAGACGACGCTCAGCCACATCATCGCGGCCGAGCTGGGCGTGAACCTGCGCCAGACCAGCGGGCCCGTGCTCGAAAAGCCCAAGGACCTTGCGGCGCTGCTGACCAACCTGGAAAAGAACGACGTTCTCTTCATTGACGAGATCCACCGCCTCTCGCCCGTGGTCGAAGAAATCCTCTACCCCGCCCTGGAGGACTACCAGATCGACATCATGATCGGCGAGGGGCCGGCGGCGCGCAGCATCAAGCTCGATCTGCAGCCCTTCACGCTGGTGGGTGCCACCACCCGCGCCGGGATGTTGACCAACCCGCTGCGCGACCGATTTGGCATCGTGGCGCGGCTGGAGTTCTACACGGCCGAGGAGCTGGCGCGCATCGTCAAGCGCAGCGCCGGGCTGCTCAATGCGCCCATGGATGACGAAGGCGGTTTTGAGATCGCCCGCCGCTCGCGCGGCACGCCCCGCATTGCCAACCGCCTGCTGCGCCGCGTGCGCGACTATGCCGAGGTCAAGAGCGATGGCCGCATCACCAAGGATATTGCCGACCGGGCGCTGGCCATGCTGGACGTGGACCCGCAGGGCTTTGACGTGATGGACCGCAAGCTGCTCGAAGCCGTGATCCACCGCTTTGACGGCGGCCCCGTGGGGCTGGACAACATTGCCGCCAGCATCGGCGAAGAGGCCGGCACCATCGAGGACGTGATCGAGCCCTACCTGATCCAGCAAGGCTTTTTGCAGCGCACACCGCGCGGGCGCATTGCCACGCTGGCGGCGTTCCGGCACCTGGGGGTGGCACCACCGCAGGCGGCGGGCGGGCTGTTTTCCGAATAGCGCCCCATTGGCTACCGGTGGTACCCATGGCATTCATTGCATTCACGAACCCCGGGACAGTGCGGTGAACACGCGCCGCATGGCCCTTGTGGTGGGCGCGGTGCTGCTGGCGGGCGCTGCAGCTATCGGTTCCCTGGCGCTGCGCGGCCCGCAGGTCGATGCGCTGGTGGTGCAGTCGGCGCCGCTCGTACGCACCTTGCAGTTTTCAGC encodes the following:
- the ybeY gene encoding rRNA maturation RNase YbeY, whose amino-acid sequence is MPLNQLSLSLQFGTFDGAATHRAVLPRHKVTRWIRHALATDAEITVRIVGEDEGRQLNREYRQKDYATNVLTFDYTQEPVVTADLVLCAPVIEREAQEQNKTLEEHYAHMLVHGTLHAQGWDHETSEADADDMEAYETDILREMGFEDPYA
- a CDS encoding PhoH family protein encodes the protein MILRHTFTPHNNTRLTNLCGPADAHLRTIETALQVSIAHRHEQFKVDGPKAKATQAMELLQALYEMAERPIAEDHLQLMLAGDSELLDAPEDAIVLNTRRADLRGRTPTQNLYLQNIASHDITFGIGPAGTGKTYLAVACAVDALERSSVQRIVLTRPAVEAGERLGFLPGDLAQKVDPYLRPLYDALYELMGHDKVLKAFERNAIEIAPLAFMRGRTLNNAFVILDEAQNTTPEQMKMFLTRIGFGSRAVVTGDVSQIDLPKGAMSGLVDAERVLKRVKGISVTRFTSADVVRHPLVARIVDAYDAPRRAVAARTRD
- the ruvA gene encoding Holliday junction branch migration protein RuvA; translated protein: MIGKLTGTLLEKNPPEVLLDCHGVGYEVYVPMSTFYNLPALGERVSLLTQFIVREDAQLLYGFATATERQAFRELIKISGVGPRTALSVLSGMGVADLAQAVTLQEAGRLVKVPGIGKKTAERLLLELKGKLGADMGATGGGAMHSDAQADILQALLALGYNDKEAAAALKALPADVGVSDGIKLALKALAR
- a CDS encoding trypsin-like peptidase domain-containing protein, with translation MKRIFTGRWTAGFTVAAAALLSACGGGSAGGSASAPALSAPTTSMASRVQPASAVQDVASIKSRSVDAAPRAVVVSLSELDTAKTAAAAPSVGPRLVGVGRDVDATKSASATQAQWKWADTAVGGKVAAISFQAKGAYGVRLGVLVDQLPGSALLRVYTQAAAAKPYQVAGQEILQIIERNQAAGDRTDAARTWWTPDTGEGEATLEVELPPGVPVSALRISVPQLSHIFENLSLPTEADLVAIEQPGTKDIGDADLCNLDSTCYSEGASERNAVARMVYVKGASAFLCTGTLLNDGNASGTPYFLSANHCISEQTVASTLQTNWFFRSSACNSGALQSSSTRKVGGARLLYASADTDVSLLQLNDTPPAGAVFAGWDASAVAAGSSIIGLHHPRGDLLKLSMGAVAGQSSCSSISATQFTCSGTTGNFYRVTWNQGTTEGGSSGSAIFRAGKVIGTLYGGAAICSNRSSSDYYGRFDVAYNAALKNWLAGSVTPPQPSARTPIYRFFNVQSGAHFYTSSVAERDLVIRNSPQFQYENVAFYAYAQPASGLSSVYRFFNTANGAHFYTINQAESDLVRNNYPAFVYEGPIWYAQQSAVAGSTPIYRFYRPATGAHFYTISAAERDYIIANNREFRYEGVGYHAWTSQ
- the ruvB gene encoding Holliday junction branch migration DNA helicase RuvB, coding for MTIQTDDFAPAPSKRVISAVPASPQEEAIERALRPKLLQEYVGQAKAREQLEIFIGAARKRGEALDHVLLFGPPGLGKTTLSHIIAAELGVNLRQTSGPVLEKPKDLAALLTNLEKNDVLFIDEIHRLSPVVEEILYPALEDYQIDIMIGEGPAARSIKLDLQPFTLVGATTRAGMLTNPLRDRFGIVARLEFYTAEELARIVKRSAGLLNAPMDDEGGFEIARRSRGTPRIANRLLRRVRDYAEVKSDGRITKDIADRALAMLDVDPQGFDVMDRKLLEAVIHRFDGGPVGLDNIAASIGEEAGTIEDVIEPYLIQQGFLQRTPRGRIATLAAFRHLGVAPPQAAGGLFSE